The following proteins are co-located in the Mus caroli chromosome 7, CAROLI_EIJ_v1.1, whole genome shotgun sequence genome:
- the Tsg101 gene encoding tumor susceptibility gene 101 protein isoform X3, whose amino-acid sequence MTIKTGKHVDANGKIYLPYLHDWKHPRSELLELIQIMIVIFGEEPPVFSRPTVSASYPPYTATGPPNTSYMPGMPSGISAYPSGYPPNPSGYPGCPYPPAGPYPATTSSQYPSQPPVTTVGPSRDGTISEDTIRASLISAVSDKLRWRMKEEMDGAQAELNALKRTEEDLKKGHQKLEEMVTRLDQEVAEVDKNIELLKKKDEELSSALEKMENQSENNDIDEVIIPTAPLYKQILNLYAEENAIEDTIFYLGEALRRGVIDLDVFLKHVRLLSRKQFQLRALMQKARKTAGLSDLY is encoded by the exons ATGACTATTAAAACAGGAAAGCATGTGGATGCAAATGGGAAAATCTACCTACCTTATCTACATGACTGGAAACAT CCCCGGTCAGAGTTGCTGGAGCTTATTCAAATCATGATTGTGATATTTGGAGAGGAGCCTCCAGTGTTCTCCCGGCCTACTGTTTCTGCATCCTACCCACCATACACAGCAACAGGGCCACCAAATA cctCCTACATGCCAGGCATGCCAAGTGGAATCTCTGCATATCCATCTGGATACCCTCCCAACCCCAG TGGTTATCCTGGCTGTCCTTACCCACCTGCTGGCCCATACCCTGCCACAACAAGCTCACAGTACCCTTCCCAGCCTCCTGTGACCACTGTTG GTCCCAGCAGAGACGGCACAATCAGTGAGGACACCATCCGAGCATCTCTCATCTCAGCAGTCAGTGACAAACTGAGATGGCGGATGAAGGAGGAAATGGATGGTGCCCAGGCAGAGCTTAATGCCTTGAAACGAACAGAGGAAGATCTGAAAAAAGGCCACCAGAAACTGGAAGAGATGGTCACCCGCTTAGATCAAGAAGTA GCTGAAGTTGATAAAAACATAGAACTTTTGAAAAAGAAGGATGAAGAACTAAGTTCTGCtctggagaaaatggaaaatcaaTCTGAAAATAATGATATTGATGAAGTTATCATTCCCACAGCCCCACTCTATAAACAGATTCTAAATCTGTATGCAGAGGAAAATGCTATTGAAGACACTATCTTTTACCTTGGAGAAGCTTTGCGGCGGGGAGTGATAGACCTGGATGTGTTCCTGAAG CACGTCCGCCTCCTGTCCCGTAAACAGTTCCAGCTAAGGGCACTGATGCAAAAGGCAAGGAAGACTGCGGGCCTTAGTGACCTCTACTGA